From Desmodus rotundus isolate HL8 chromosome 12, HLdesRot8A.1, whole genome shotgun sequence, one genomic window encodes:
- the MAP3K10 gene encoding mitogen-activated protein kinase kinase kinase 10 isoform X1, whose translation MEEEEEGGAAAKEWGTTPAGPVWTAVFDYEAAGDEELTLRRGDRVQVLSQDCAVSGDEGWWTGQLPSGRVGVFPSNYVAPAAPAAPASLQLPQEIPFHELQLEEIIGVGGFGKVYRALWRGEEVAVKAARLDPERDPAVTAEQVRQEARLFGALQHPNIIALRGACLSPPHLCLVMEYARGGALSRVLAGRRVPPHVLVNWAVQVARGMNYLHNDAPVPIIHRDLKSINILILEAIENHNLADTVLKITDFGLAREWHKTTKMSAAGTYAWMAPEVIRLSLFSKSSDVWSFGVLLWELLTGEVPYREIDALAVAYGVAMNKLTLPIPSTCPEPFSRLLEECWDPDPHGRPDFGSILKQLEVIEQSALFQMPLESFHSLQEDWKLEIQHMFDDLRTKEKELRSREEELLRAAQEQRFQEEQLRRREQELAEREMDIVERELHLLMCQLSQEKPRVHKRKGNFKRSRLLKLREGSSHISLPSGFEHKITVQASPTLDKRKGSDGASPPASPSIIPRLRAIRLTPVDGGGGGSSGSSSGGSGTWGRSGPPKKEELIGGKKKGRTWGPSSTLQKERAGGEERLKALGEGNKQWSSSAPNLGKSPKHTPIAPGFASLNEMGVMGGSPLPPSPQGPPGVECRPSPVAEEFAEADGGSSGAPSPHSTQAYLVVPLPTEPSPGVPGPSTRHGLSARRRCEFALLGCATLLGAVGLGADVAEARTADVEEQRRWLDGLFFPRAGRFPRGLSPPARSPGRRDDVGPGLAPSATLVSLSSVSDCNSTRSLLRSDSDEAAPAAPSPPPSPPAPLPSTNPLVDVELESFKKDPRQSLTPTHVTATRAVSHGHRRTPSDGALGQRGAPESAVPGPGPRDPLDFPRLPEPQALFPTRRRPPEFPGRPTTLTFAPRPRPAASRPRLDPWKLVSFGRTLSISPPSRPDTPESPGPPSMQPTLLDMDMEGQSQDSTVPLCGAHGSY comes from the exons atggaggaggaggaggaggggggcgCGGCGGCCAAGGAGTGGGGCACGACCCCCGCGGGGCCCGTCTGGACCGCAGTGTTTGACTACGAGGCGGCGGGAGACGAAGAGCTGACCCTGCGGAGGGGCGACCGCGTCCAGGTGCTTTCCCAGGACTGTGCGGTATCGGGCGACGAGGGCTGGTGGACCGGGCAGCTACCCAGCGGCCGTGTGGGCGTCTTCCCCAGCAACTACGTGGCCCCAGCCGCACCTGCTGCACCCGCCAGCCTCCAGCTGCCCCAGGAGATTCCCTTCCACGAGCTGCAGCTAGAAGAGATCATCGGTGTAGGGGGCTTTGGCAAGGTCTATCGGGCCCTGTGGCGTGGCGAGGAGGTGGCCGTCAAGGCCGCCCGGCTGGACCCTGAGCGGGACCCGGCAGTGACAGCAGAGCAGGTGCGCCAAGAGGCCCGGCTCTTTGGAGCCCTTCAGCACCCCAACATCATTGCCCTCAGGGGCGCCTGCCTCAGCCCCCCACACCTCTGCCTGGTGATGGAGTATGCCAGGGGGGGCGCACTGAGCAGGGTGCTGGCAGGTCGCCGGGTGCCCCCTCATGTGCTGGTCAACTGGGCTGTGCAGGTGGCCCGGGGCATGAACTACCTACACAATGATGCCCCTGTGCCCATCATCCATCGGGACCTCAAGTCCATCAACA TCCTGATTCTGGAGGCCATCGAGAACCACAACCTCGCAGACACGGTGCTCAAGATCACAGACTTCGGCCTCGCCCGCGAGTGGCACAAGACCACCAAAATGAGCGCTGCAGGGACTTATGCCTGGATGGCCCCAGAGGTTATccgtctctccctcttctccaaaAGCAGCGACGTCTGGAG CTTCGGGGTGCTGCTCTGGGAGCTGCTGACGGGGGAGGTCCCCTACCGAGAAATCGACGCCTTGGCTGTGGCATATGGCGTGGCCATGAACAAGCTGACGCTGCCCATCCCCTCCACGTGCCCCGAGCCCTTTTCCCGCCTGCTAGAGG aatGTTGGGACCCAGACCCCCATGGGCGGCCAGATTTCGGCAGCATCTTGAAGCAGCTTGAAGTCATAGAACAGTCAGCCCTATTCCAGATGCCGCTGGAGTCCTTCCACTCGTTGCAGGAAGACTGGAAGCTGGAGATTCAGCACATGTTTGATGACCTCCGGACCAAAGAGAAG GAGCTCCGGAGCCGCGAGGAGGAGCTGCTAAGGGCGGCTCAGGAGCAGCGCTTTCAGGAGGAGCAGCTGCGGCGGCGGGAGCAGGAGCTGGCTGAGCGCGAGATGGACATCGTGGAGCGGGAGCTGCACCTGCTAATGTGCCAGCTGAGCCAGGAGAAGCCCCGTGTCCACAAACGCAAGGGCAACTTCAAGCGCAGTCGCCTGCTCAAGCTGCGGGAAGGCAGCAGCCACATCAGCCTGCCCTCTG GCTTTGAGCATAAGATCACAGTCCAGGCCTCTCCAACCCTGGACAAGCGGAAAGGATCCGATGGGGCCAGCCCTCCTGCGAGCCCCAGCATCATCCCCCGGCTGAGGGCCATCCGCT TGACTCCTGTGGAtggtggtggcggcggcagcagcggcagcagcagtggtggcagcGGGACGTGGGGCCGCAGCGGGCCCCCAAAGAAGGAAGAACTGATTGGGGGCAAGAAGAAAGGCCGGACGTGGGGGCCCAGCTCCACCCTGCAGAAGGAGCgggctggaggagaggagag GCTGAAGGCCCTGGGGGAAGGAAACAAACAGTGGTCATCAAGCGCCCCCAACCTGGGCAAGTCCCCCAAACACACCCCCATTGCCCCAGGCTTCGCCAGCCTCAATGAAATGG GGGTCATGGGGGGCAGCCCCTTGCCACCAAGTCCCCAGGGACCGCCCGGAGTCGAGTGCCGGCCCTCTCCGGTTGCAGAGGAGTTCGCGGAGGCAGATGGAGGCAGCAGCGgggccccctctccccacagcacCCAGGCCTACCTCGTGGTGCCGCTGCCCACCGAGCCCTCTCCGGGGGTGCCGGGGCCCTCCACCCGGCACGGGCTCAGTGCCCGGCGGCGCTGCGAATTCGCGCTGCTGGGCTGCGCCACGCTGCTGGGCGCCGTGGGCCTGGGCGCTGATGTGGCCGAGGCGCGCACCGCCGATGTCGAGGAACAGCGGCGCTGGCTCGATGGCCTCTTCTTCCCCCGCGCCGGCCGCTTCCCCCGCGGCCTCAGCCCGCCTGCACGCTCCCCGGGCCGCCGCGACGACGTGGGCCCAGGCCTGGCGCCCTCGGCCACCCTGGTGTCGCTGTCTTCCGTGTCCGACTGCAACTCCACGCGTTCATTGCTGCGCTCCGACAGCGACGAGGCTGCGCCGGCCGCGCCCTCCCCGCCGCCCTCCCCGCCCGCGCCCTTGCCCAGCACAAACCCCCTGGTGGATGTGGAGCTGGAGAGCTTCAAGAAGGACCCCCGCCAGTCACTAACGCCCACCCACGTCACGGCCACTCGCGCTGTGAGCCATGGGCACCGACGGACGCCGTCGGATGGGGCGCTGGGGCAGCGGGGGGCCCCAGAGTCAGCGGTCCCCGGCCCTG GCCCTCGAGATCCCCTGGACTTTCCCCGCCTGCCCGAACCCCAGGCCCTGTTTCCTACCCGCCGCCGGCCCCCCGAGTTTCCTGGCCGCCCCACCACCCTGACCTTTGCCCCAAGGCCCCGGCCAGCTGCCAGCCGCCCCCGCCTGGACCCCTGGAAACTGGTCTCCTTTGGTCGGACACTCAGCATCTCGCCTCCTAGCAGGCCGGATACTCCGGAGAGCCCCGGGCCCCCCAGCATGCAGCCCACGCTGCTTGACATGGACatggaggggcagagccaggacagcACAGTGCCCCTGTGTGGGGCCCACGGCTCCTACTGA
- the TTC9B gene encoding tetratricopeptide repeat protein 9B produces the protein MQRGALSPVLMLSAAPEPPPRPPPALSPPGPGPRHGSARSCPAAEPSAGLGAALDSSLRAAVAFKTEGQRCYREKKFREAIGKYHRALLQLKAAQGARPGGLPTPASGPAASPGPARLSEEQQRLVENTEVECYDCLTACLLQSELVNYERVREYCLKVLEKQQGNFKATYRAGIAFYHLGDYARALRYLQEARSREPTDTNVLRYIQLTQLKMSRCSLQREESGARPRNIIG, from the exons ATGCAGCGCGGCGCGCTGTCCCCGGTGCTGATGCTCAGCGCTGCCCCGGAGCCTCCGCCGCGCCCGCCTCCCGCCCTCTCCCCGCCGGGCCCGGGCCCCCGCCATGGGTCAGCGCGGTCTTGTCCTGCTGCAGAGCCTTCGGCGGGCCTGGGCGCGGCGCTCGACAGCAGCCTGCGGGCCGCCGTGGCGTTCAAGACTGAGGGCCAGCGCTGTTACCGAGAGAAGAAGTTCCGGGAAGCCATCGGCAAGTATCATCGGGCACTGCTGCAACTGAAGGCGGCACAGGGGGCCCGCCCTGGAGGCCTGCCCACCCCCGCCTCAGGGCCCGCCGCCAGCCCGGGGCCAGCCCGCCTCAGCGAGGAGCAGCAGCGGCTGGTGGAGAACACGGAGGTGGAATGTTATGACTGTCTCACGG CCTGCCTGTTGCAGTCAGAGCTGGTGAACTATGAGCGGGTGCGCGAGTACTGCCTCAAGGTGTTGGAGAAGCAGCAGGGGAACTTCAAGGCCACCTACCGCGCTGGCATTGCCTTCTACCACCTGGGCGACTATGCTCGCGCCTTGCGCTACCTGCAGGAGGCCCGAAGCCGGGAGCCCacag ACACCAATGTCCTTCGCTACATCCAGTTGACTCAGCTGAAGATGAGCCGGTGCAGTCTCCAGCGGGAAGAGAGTGGGGCCCGGCCTCGGAATATTATTGGCTGA
- the MAP3K10 gene encoding mitogen-activated protein kinase kinase kinase 10 isoform X2: MEEEEEGGAAAKEWGTTPAGPVWTAVFDYEAAGDEELTLRRGDRVQVLSQDCAVSGDEGWWTGQLPSGRVGVFPSNYVAPAAPAAPASLQLPQEIPFHELQLEEIIGVGGFGKVYRALWRGEEVAVKAARLDPERDPAVTAEQVRQEARLFGALQHPNIIALRGACLSPPHLCLVMEYARGGALSRVLAGRRVPPHVLVNWAVQVARGMNYLHNDAPVPIIHRDLKSINILILEAIENHNLADTVLKITDFGLAREWHKTTKMSAAGTYAWMAPEVIRLSLFSKSSDVWSFGVLLWELLTGEVPYREIDALAVAYGVAMNKLTLPIPSTCPEPFSRLLEECWDPDPHGRPDFGSILKQLEVIEQSALFQMPLESFHSLQEDWKLEIQHMFDDLRTKEKELRSREEELLRAAQEQRFQEEQLRRREQELAEREMDIVERELHLLMCQLSQEKPRVHKRKGNFKRSRLLKLREGSSHISLPSGFEHKITVQASPTLDKRKGSDGASPPASPSIIPRLRAIRLTPVDGGGGGSSGSSSGGSGTWGRSGPPKKEELIGGKKKGRTWGPSSTLQKERAGGEERLKALGEGNKQWSSSAPNLGKSPKHTPIAPGFASLNEMEEFAEADGGSSGAPSPHSTQAYLVVPLPTEPSPGVPGPSTRHGLSARRRCEFALLGCATLLGAVGLGADVAEARTADVEEQRRWLDGLFFPRAGRFPRGLSPPARSPGRRDDVGPGLAPSATLVSLSSVSDCNSTRSLLRSDSDEAAPAAPSPPPSPPAPLPSTNPLVDVELESFKKDPRQSLTPTHVTATRAVSHGHRRTPSDGALGQRGAPESAVPGPGPRDPLDFPRLPEPQALFPTRRRPPEFPGRPTTLTFAPRPRPAASRPRLDPWKLVSFGRTLSISPPSRPDTPESPGPPSMQPTLLDMDMEGQSQDSTVPLCGAHGSY, translated from the exons atggaggaggaggaggaggggggcgCGGCGGCCAAGGAGTGGGGCACGACCCCCGCGGGGCCCGTCTGGACCGCAGTGTTTGACTACGAGGCGGCGGGAGACGAAGAGCTGACCCTGCGGAGGGGCGACCGCGTCCAGGTGCTTTCCCAGGACTGTGCGGTATCGGGCGACGAGGGCTGGTGGACCGGGCAGCTACCCAGCGGCCGTGTGGGCGTCTTCCCCAGCAACTACGTGGCCCCAGCCGCACCTGCTGCACCCGCCAGCCTCCAGCTGCCCCAGGAGATTCCCTTCCACGAGCTGCAGCTAGAAGAGATCATCGGTGTAGGGGGCTTTGGCAAGGTCTATCGGGCCCTGTGGCGTGGCGAGGAGGTGGCCGTCAAGGCCGCCCGGCTGGACCCTGAGCGGGACCCGGCAGTGACAGCAGAGCAGGTGCGCCAAGAGGCCCGGCTCTTTGGAGCCCTTCAGCACCCCAACATCATTGCCCTCAGGGGCGCCTGCCTCAGCCCCCCACACCTCTGCCTGGTGATGGAGTATGCCAGGGGGGGCGCACTGAGCAGGGTGCTGGCAGGTCGCCGGGTGCCCCCTCATGTGCTGGTCAACTGGGCTGTGCAGGTGGCCCGGGGCATGAACTACCTACACAATGATGCCCCTGTGCCCATCATCCATCGGGACCTCAAGTCCATCAACA TCCTGATTCTGGAGGCCATCGAGAACCACAACCTCGCAGACACGGTGCTCAAGATCACAGACTTCGGCCTCGCCCGCGAGTGGCACAAGACCACCAAAATGAGCGCTGCAGGGACTTATGCCTGGATGGCCCCAGAGGTTATccgtctctccctcttctccaaaAGCAGCGACGTCTGGAG CTTCGGGGTGCTGCTCTGGGAGCTGCTGACGGGGGAGGTCCCCTACCGAGAAATCGACGCCTTGGCTGTGGCATATGGCGTGGCCATGAACAAGCTGACGCTGCCCATCCCCTCCACGTGCCCCGAGCCCTTTTCCCGCCTGCTAGAGG aatGTTGGGACCCAGACCCCCATGGGCGGCCAGATTTCGGCAGCATCTTGAAGCAGCTTGAAGTCATAGAACAGTCAGCCCTATTCCAGATGCCGCTGGAGTCCTTCCACTCGTTGCAGGAAGACTGGAAGCTGGAGATTCAGCACATGTTTGATGACCTCCGGACCAAAGAGAAG GAGCTCCGGAGCCGCGAGGAGGAGCTGCTAAGGGCGGCTCAGGAGCAGCGCTTTCAGGAGGAGCAGCTGCGGCGGCGGGAGCAGGAGCTGGCTGAGCGCGAGATGGACATCGTGGAGCGGGAGCTGCACCTGCTAATGTGCCAGCTGAGCCAGGAGAAGCCCCGTGTCCACAAACGCAAGGGCAACTTCAAGCGCAGTCGCCTGCTCAAGCTGCGGGAAGGCAGCAGCCACATCAGCCTGCCCTCTG GCTTTGAGCATAAGATCACAGTCCAGGCCTCTCCAACCCTGGACAAGCGGAAAGGATCCGATGGGGCCAGCCCTCCTGCGAGCCCCAGCATCATCCCCCGGCTGAGGGCCATCCGCT TGACTCCTGTGGAtggtggtggcggcggcagcagcggcagcagcagtggtggcagcGGGACGTGGGGCCGCAGCGGGCCCCCAAAGAAGGAAGAACTGATTGGGGGCAAGAAGAAAGGCCGGACGTGGGGGCCCAGCTCCACCCTGCAGAAGGAGCgggctggaggagaggagag GCTGAAGGCCCTGGGGGAAGGAAACAAACAGTGGTCATCAAGCGCCCCCAACCTGGGCAAGTCCCCCAAACACACCCCCATTGCCCCAGGCTTCGCCAGCCTCAATGAAATGG AGGAGTTCGCGGAGGCAGATGGAGGCAGCAGCGgggccccctctccccacagcacCCAGGCCTACCTCGTGGTGCCGCTGCCCACCGAGCCCTCTCCGGGGGTGCCGGGGCCCTCCACCCGGCACGGGCTCAGTGCCCGGCGGCGCTGCGAATTCGCGCTGCTGGGCTGCGCCACGCTGCTGGGCGCCGTGGGCCTGGGCGCTGATGTGGCCGAGGCGCGCACCGCCGATGTCGAGGAACAGCGGCGCTGGCTCGATGGCCTCTTCTTCCCCCGCGCCGGCCGCTTCCCCCGCGGCCTCAGCCCGCCTGCACGCTCCCCGGGCCGCCGCGACGACGTGGGCCCAGGCCTGGCGCCCTCGGCCACCCTGGTGTCGCTGTCTTCCGTGTCCGACTGCAACTCCACGCGTTCATTGCTGCGCTCCGACAGCGACGAGGCTGCGCCGGCCGCGCCCTCCCCGCCGCCCTCCCCGCCCGCGCCCTTGCCCAGCACAAACCCCCTGGTGGATGTGGAGCTGGAGAGCTTCAAGAAGGACCCCCGCCAGTCACTAACGCCCACCCACGTCACGGCCACTCGCGCTGTGAGCCATGGGCACCGACGGACGCCGTCGGATGGGGCGCTGGGGCAGCGGGGGGCCCCAGAGTCAGCGGTCCCCGGCCCTG GCCCTCGAGATCCCCTGGACTTTCCCCGCCTGCCCGAACCCCAGGCCCTGTTTCCTACCCGCCGCCGGCCCCCCGAGTTTCCTGGCCGCCCCACCACCCTGACCTTTGCCCCAAGGCCCCGGCCAGCTGCCAGCCGCCCCCGCCTGGACCCCTGGAAACTGGTCTCCTTTGGTCGGACACTCAGCATCTCGCCTCCTAGCAGGCCGGATACTCCGGAGAGCCCCGGGCCCCCCAGCATGCAGCCCACGCTGCTTGACATGGACatggaggggcagagccaggacagcACAGTGCCCCTGTGTGGGGCCCACGGCTCCTACTGA